In Crinalium epipsammum PCC 9333, the genomic window AACCATGTTTCTAAACATAAAACAGGTGGCAAATTATCGGGTACAGTATAGCCAAGTTGAATCCCTTTTTCTTGAGCAAGTGGCTGATAGGTACTAACAACACTTGGTACAATGTCACTTAAGTTTAGTGGTTGTAGAGATATTTGCTCTGTAGCGCGGTCTAGTTGTGATAGTTCCATTAAACCAGTAATCAGGGAATTCTGGCGATCGCACTGTGTCTCCAACATCTGCATATATCGTTGTCGTTGTGTTGGTTTTAATTGCGATGACTCCAGCAATTTTAAAGCTGTTTTCATGCTCGTCAGAGGCGTTTTTAATTCCTGAATCAAATCATTAAGAAACTCATCTTGAGATATTAGTGAGTCTCGCGGGTGGTTTTTTTGCTGTATTAATGTACTCTCTATTGTATTTTTTTCTACAACAGGAGAAGATAAATCAAGATGGCGATCGCCTTTATTCTGCCAAATTTCTTCCTGTCGCTGCACTTGTTTTGCCCACAAGTAATTAAACAGCACAGGATCACAAGTTTCTGGTACTTTAAATAATGAATTCCAATTGCTTAATAAATCTTCAGTAGAAGTAGCCATACCTGTTTTAACAGTTTCAGATTCCTCTACCAATGACTGCGTATCAGAAGGTATTAATGCTGTAGGTATTACCTGTTTAATACCCTCCAAAACTCGCCTTACAGTGCTGTTATCAAAAGCATATATTACCTGCAACTGAGTTTTTTTAGACGATTCCCCAGGTTGCCCTGTTGTCAAGTTGCGGAATCGATGAGCAACAATCACGCTACAAAAATTGTCAGTTAAGACTAACAAAAAGTACTCTTGTCGCAAGTAGCTACTATTGATGATTTGGACAGGAAATATTGAAGCACCTATACCATTTTCTACCCGATCTCTTTCTGGTTGCTTCACATCACATAAATAAATATTTTTTTGGATTGCTACCTGTTTGATGTATTCATCTATCTCTGTTTGCCAAACTTTACCATGTGGGAGTTTTACCAATACAGTTGCAGGTAGTTTTTGCTCAATTAACATATCAATCATCCCCCCTACCATAGATTTCAGCACCGCAGGGCTAACTGAAATATCAGCTAAAGATGGCGCTGTATCTATAGCTAACTGGTAAAGAGAGGTATCCATATTGGGGATGAGGTGATTTTGCATGGCTTTAGTGGTATCTAATATCAGGCTATCTAAGTAGGTGGCATAAATAACCCCTACTCCTCTAAATTATTAATTAAGGTGCAGGGGTGAGACATTATTCTTTTTTGGAGAGGTAGATTGCGTAAGCCCTAAGTTTTACCTTTTGCTTAAAGCATCTCTTGCTTGTTCGCGATCGTCAAAGTGGATTTTTTCAGTTCCCAATATTTGATAATCTTCATGCCCTTTACCAGCAATTAGAACACCATCACCAGGTTTTGCTTCTAAAATAGCTGTTTGAATTGCAGTAGCGCGATCGCTATTTACTATTGGTTTAACTGACTCAGGTATTCCAGCTAAAACATCTTGCAGAATCTTTTCTGGATCTTCAGTACGCGGGTTATCAGAAGTTACCACAACTTGATCGGCAAGTTCGGCTGCAATTGCACCCATCAAAGGACGCTTAGTGCGATCGCGATCGCCTCCACAACCAAACACACAAATCATCTTACCCTGAATAAACGGTCGCGCAGCCTTCAGCAAATTCTCCAAACTATCCGGCGTATGAGCATAATCTACAATCACACTAATATCTTGCTCAGGCGTTATTTGCACCCGTTCCATCCGCCCTGGAACCCCCACAAATTCTGGTAACGCTTGCACCACAGACTCTAGATCCAAGCCTAAATGTAAAATAGTCCCCACTGCGGCAAGTAAGTTTTCCAGATTATACTGACCTACCAACGGCGAAGAAAAAGCCATCTCACCCGCAGGAGTGTGTAGCATTCCACTCACACCTGTTTGCCCATAATTTAGATCGCTAGTCCACAAATCCGCCTTAGAATCGTTAACGCTGTAACTCCAAATTTTTTCTGAGGGTGATTTTTCAATTAACCGCTTTCCGTAATCATCATCTAAATTAATTACAGCGCGACCTTGAAGATATTCAGGGCTAAATAGCAAAGCTTTAGCAGCAAAATAATCTTCCATATCGCGGTGATAGTCCAAATGATCTTGCGTCAAATTGGTAAACACCGCCACTTCAAATGGACAACCTAACACCCTTCCTTGCGCCAG contains:
- a CDS encoding DICT sensory domain-containing protein, encoding MQNHLIPNMDTSLYQLAIDTAPSLADISVSPAVLKSMVGGMIDMLIEQKLPATVLVKLPHGKVWQTEIDEYIKQVAIQKNIYLCDVKQPERDRVENGIGASIFPVQIINSSYLRQEYFLLVLTDNFCSVIVAHRFRNLTTGQPGESSKKTQLQVIYAFDNSTVRRVLEGIKQVIPTALIPSDTQSLVEESETVKTGMATSTEDLLSNWNSLFKVPETCDPVLFNYLWAKQVQRQEEIWQNKGDRHLDLSSPVVEKNTIESTLIQQKNHPRDSLISQDEFLNDLIQELKTPLTSMKTALKLLESSQLKPTQRQRYMQMLETQCDRQNSLITGLMELSQLDRATEQISLQPLNLSDIVPSVVSTYQPLAQEKGIQLGYTVPDNLPPVLCLETWLRQIVINLLHNSIKYTPSGGRVSVLAQLQGDYLQLEFRDTGIGIASNEIPKIFDRFYRGRAVSGEDAVGAGLGLTIVQQLLLRCGGSISVNSKLGGGSNFKVLLPVYHQS
- a CDS encoding UDP-N-acetylmuramoyl-L-alanyl-D-glutamate--2,6-diaminopimelate ligase → MKLRELLETVPNLLETPNHPALDAEVKGLKTNSHACQAGDLFIGMPGTRVDGGEFWHSALASGAIAAIVSPQAAQKHPIADACVISAADMTQACAAVATAFYGYPGRQLNLIGVTGTNGKTTTTHLIEFLLNHQQHPTALFGTLYTRWSGYQETATHTTPFAVELQKQLADAIAAGCKMGVMEVSSHALAQGRVLGCPFEVAVFTNLTQDHLDYHRDMEDYFAAKALLFSPEYLQGRAVINLDDDYGKRLIEKSPSEKIWSYSVNDSKADLWTSDLNYGQTGVSGMLHTPAGEMAFSSPLVGQYNLENLLAAVGTILHLGLDLESVVQALPEFVGVPGRMERVQITPEQDISVIVDYAHTPDSLENLLKAARPFIQGKMICVFGCGGDRDRTKRPLMGAIAAELADQVVVTSDNPRTEDPEKILQDVLAGIPESVKPIVNSDRATAIQTAILEAKPGDGVLIAGKGHEDYQILGTEKIHFDDREQARDALSKR